From Sediminibacterium sp. TEGAF015, a single genomic window includes:
- a CDS encoding Fur family transcriptional regulator, producing the protein MQDKISDILKRNHLSITEARKKILGLFWESGNAMAHGDIEQKSSDEFDRVTIYRTLQTFVEKGIIHTIPTADNSVRYALCKDECGAGHHHDDHVHFICDDCGTTYCIDEVSVPKVKLPKGFKAEQTDLVISGTCNKCEQ; encoded by the coding sequence ATGCAGGATAAAATAAGTGACATATTAAAAAGGAATCACCTAAGCATTACAGAAGCCAGAAAAAAAATACTTGGACTTTTCTGGGAATCCGGCAATGCAATGGCTCATGGGGATATTGAACAAAAAAGTAGTGATGAGTTTGATAGGGTTACTATTTACAGAACCTTACAAACATTTGTAGAAAAAGGAATCATTCATACTATACCAACCGCAGATAATTCGGTTCGCTATGCCTTATGCAAGGACGAATGCGGAGCAGGTCATCACCACGATGATCATGTTCATTTTATCTGTGATGATTGCGGTACAACTTATTGTATTGATGAAGTAAGTGTACCTAAAGTAAAATTGCCAAAAGGTTTTAAAGCTGAACAAACAGATCTAGTAATTAGCGGAACCTGTAATAAATGTGAGCAATGA
- a CDS encoding NAD-dependent epimerase/dehydratase family protein yields the protein MILVTGASGLVGSHLLQKLIREGNAVKALYRNNPPKIADTEGVEWVKGDILDIVSLEESLQNVEQVYHCAAVVSFNPAKKASMFHTNVEGTANVVNACINSGVKRLLFVSSVAALGRIREDKPIDETMNWTPETSNSEYGKTKYLSEMEVWRGMSEGLSVVVVNPVIILGSGDWNGGSSGIFKSSYEEFPWYTEGTSGFVDVFDVVKAMYLLMNSDVNGERFIVSGHNTGYKDIFGLIATGFNKKPPHKKVTPLLAGIVWRWEAIKAYFTGKDPLLTKETAKTAQAKVVFNNTKLLQSFPDFSYTPLKTSIDRICAELKAKYQL from the coding sequence ATGATACTAGTAACAGGTGCAAGCGGTCTGGTTGGATCACACTTATTACAAAAGTTGATCCGGGAAGGTAATGCTGTTAAGGCTTTATACAGAAACAATCCCCCAAAAATAGCTGATACAGAAGGGGTAGAATGGGTAAAGGGAGATATACTTGATATTGTATCACTGGAAGAGTCCTTACAAAATGTAGAACAGGTTTATCATTGTGCTGCTGTTGTTTCATTTAATCCGGCTAAGAAAGCGTCCATGTTTCATACAAATGTGGAAGGAACTGCTAATGTGGTTAATGCCTGTATTAACAGTGGTGTAAAAAGATTATTATTTGTCAGTTCTGTAGCAGCATTGGGTAGAATCAGAGAAGATAAACCAATTGATGAAACAATGAACTGGACTCCTGAAACGAGTAACAGTGAATATGGGAAAACCAAATATCTCTCCGAAATGGAAGTGTGGAGAGGTATGAGTGAGGGGCTGTCTGTTGTTGTGGTTAACCCTGTTATTATATTAGGGAGCGGAGACTGGAATGGAGGATCATCCGGAATTTTCAAATCGTCTTACGAAGAATTTCCCTGGTACACCGAAGGCACCAGCGGTTTTGTAGATGTATTTGATGTTGTAAAAGCCATGTATTTACTGATGAATAGCGATGTAAATGGCGAACGATTTATTGTAAGCGGTCACAACACTGGCTACAAAGATATTTTTGGGTTGATTGCAACTGGCTTTAACAAGAAACCGCCACACAAAAAAGTAACCCCCCTCTTGGCTGGAATCGTATGGAGATGGGAAGCGATTAAAGCATATTTTACGGGAAAAGACCCATTGCTCACCAAAGAAACTGCCAAAACAGCTCAAGCAAAAGTGGTTTTTAACAATACGAAACTGTTGCAGTCATTTCCGGATTTTTCGTATACCCCGCTCAAAACAAGCATAGACAGGATTTGTGCCGAATTAAAGGCAAAGTATCAATTATGA
- the gmk gene encoding guanylate kinase — protein sequence MGADTRKIIIIAAPSGSGKTSITRYLLQQYPLLSLSISAATRKPRGEEKDGVHYHFISEDEFKQKIEENAFVEWEMVYEGSYYGTLKAELERIWNLGKVPILDIDVKGAIHLQDQFPHRCLSIFIEPPSVEELKKRLESRGTETPESLANRVNKASYELSFKNHFHKNILNDNLEKACRETEVVIKEFLGW from the coding sequence ATGGGAGCCGATACTCGCAAAATCATCATTATTGCCGCACCATCTGGATCCGGCAAAACCTCCATAACGCGCTACCTTTTGCAGCAATACCCATTACTTTCCTTGTCAATATCGGCCGCCACCAGAAAGCCCAGAGGTGAAGAAAAAGATGGAGTACACTATCATTTTATTTCAGAAGATGAGTTTAAGCAAAAGATTGAAGAGAACGCATTTGTGGAATGGGAAATGGTATATGAAGGCAGTTATTACGGTACTTTAAAAGCAGAATTAGAAAGAATCTGGAATCTTGGTAAAGTTCCCATTCTGGATATTGATGTTAAAGGTGCCATTCATCTGCAAGATCAGTTTCCTCATCGTTGTCTTTCCATCTTTATAGAACCCCCTTCTGTTGAAGAATTAAAGAAAAGATTAGAAAGCAGGGGTACAGAAACGCCCGAGAGTTTGGCAAACCGGGTGAATAAAGCTAGTTATGAACTCTCTTTCAAAAACCATTTTCATAAGAATATCCTGAATGATAATTTGGAGAAAGCTTGTAGAGAAACCGAAGTTGTAATTAAAGAATTCCTCGGTTGGTAA
- the lysS gene encoding lysine--tRNA ligase has product MSEVHFSEQELIRREKLAKLQAAGIDPFPAPLYPVNSFSVDIKNNYTEENKDQFTNLCVAGRIMSMNDKGKVFFIKIQDSKGIIQLYVKRDEICPEEDKSFWDTVVKHGLDLGDIIGCTGYAFITKTGETSIHAQTLTLLTKSLKPLPVVKRDEEGNVFDAVTDPEFRYRQRYADLIINPDVKDTFVKRTKIINTIREFLNSQGAVEVDTPVLQAIPGGAAARPFITHHNALDVPFYLRIANELYLKRLIVGGFDWVYEFSRNFRNEGMDRTHNPEFTVLEWYTAYKDYIWMMEVTEQLFEKIALTIHGTTDVQLGDKIVSFKAPFKRISIHDAIKENTGIDVSGMDEAGLREVCKQLKIDVPPTIGKGKLIDEIFGATSEHTYVQPTFIIDYPVEMSPLTKKHRSKPGLVERFELMVNGKELANAYTELNDPIDQRERFEEQVKLMERGDDEAMFIDYDFLRALEYGMPPTSGIGIGIDRLCMMMTNQASIQDVLLFPQMRPEKFED; this is encoded by the coding sequence ATGAGCGAAGTACATTTTTCAGAACAAGAATTAATCAGAAGAGAGAAGCTTGCAAAATTGCAAGCCGCAGGGATTGATCCGTTTCCCGCTCCATTGTATCCAGTCAACAGTTTTTCTGTTGATATCAAAAATAATTACACTGAAGAGAACAAAGATCAGTTTACCAATCTTTGTGTAGCAGGAAGAATTATGAGCATGAATGATAAAGGAAAAGTTTTCTTTATCAAGATTCAGGACAGCAAAGGCATTATTCAACTGTATGTTAAACGAGATGAAATTTGTCCGGAAGAAGACAAATCGTTCTGGGATACGGTTGTAAAACACGGATTGGATTTAGGAGATATTATCGGATGTACAGGATACGCTTTTATTACCAAAACCGGTGAAACTTCTATACATGCTCAAACGCTTACCCTACTTACCAAATCTTTAAAGCCACTCCCCGTGGTAAAAAGAGATGAAGAGGGTAATGTTTTTGATGCTGTAACAGATCCGGAATTCAGGTATCGTCAGCGTTATGCAGACCTTATTATCAACCCCGATGTAAAGGACACTTTTGTTAAAAGAACCAAAATTATCAACACCATTCGTGAATTTTTGAATTCACAAGGTGCTGTAGAAGTAGATACCCCTGTTCTGCAAGCTATTCCGGGAGGTGCTGCTGCCCGTCCTTTTATTACCCATCACAATGCACTGGACGTTCCTTTTTACTTAAGAATTGCCAATGAATTGTATTTGAAGCGTTTAATAGTTGGTGGCTTTGATTGGGTTTATGAATTCAGCCGCAATTTCAGAAATGAAGGCATGGACAGAACCCACAATCCGGAGTTCACGGTATTAGAATGGTACACTGCTTATAAAGACTATATCTGGATGATGGAGGTAACAGAACAATTATTCGAAAAAATTGCACTGACCATTCACGGAACTACAGATGTTCAATTGGGAGATAAAATTGTAAGCTTTAAAGCACCATTCAAAAGAATAAGCATACACGATGCCATTAAGGAAAACACAGGTATTGATGTGAGCGGAATGGATGAAGCAGGTTTGAGAGAAGTTTGCAAGCAATTGAAAATTGATGTGCCTCCAACTATAGGTAAAGGAAAACTGATTGATGAAATTTTCGGTGCAACCAGTGAACATACCTATGTTCAACCAACATTCATTATTGACTATCCTGTAGAAATGAGTCCATTAACCAAAAAGCACAGAAGTAAACCAGGACTGGTTGAACGTTTTGAGCTGATGGTTAACGGAAAAGAGCTAGCGAATGCTTACACAGAGTTAAATGATCCTATTGACCAGCGTGAGCGTTTTGAAGAACAGGTAAAGCTGATGGAAAGAGGAGACGATGAAGCCATGTTTATCGACTACGACTTTTTACGTGCCCTTGAATACGGCATGCCACCTACTTCAGGAATCGGAATTGGTATAGATCGTTTATGTATGATGATGACCAACCAGGCTTCCATTCAGGATGTATTACTATTCCCTCAGATGAGGCCTGAAAAGTTCGAAGACTAG
- a CDS encoding SDR family oxidoreductase: MSSFANRTVFITGASRGIGKAIALRLAKEGANIVIAAKSVEEDPRLGGTIYSAAEEVEAAGGKALAVQVDIRDEAQIAAAVQQAVDKFGGIDVVINNASAISLTNTEKTEAKRFDLMQSINVRGTFLVVKHCLPWLKKGNNPHIITLSPPISLKPKWMGGHIAYTLTKYNMSMLALGWAAEFKNDGIASNALWPKTTIDTAAVRNLLGGEALAKMSRTPEIIADSVYYILSKTGLAYTGNTFIDEEVLAKEGISNLDQYAVVPGGQLYPDLFVD, translated from the coding sequence ATGTCATCATTTGCCAACAGAACCGTATTCATTACCGGTGCCAGCAGAGGAATCGGAAAAGCCATTGCCTTAAGACTTGCCAAAGAAGGAGCTAATATTGTTATTGCAGCCAAAAGTGTAGAGGAGGATCCCCGATTAGGAGGTACCATTTATTCTGCTGCTGAAGAAGTGGAAGCGGCTGGTGGTAAAGCATTGGCAGTACAGGTAGATATCAGAGATGAAGCACAGATTGCTGCAGCTGTACAACAGGCAGTAGATAAGTTTGGGGGGATTGATGTTGTCATTAACAATGCATCCGCTATTTCTTTAACCAACACCGAAAAAACAGAGGCCAAGCGATTTGACTTAATGCAAAGCATTAATGTAAGAGGTACCTTTTTAGTTGTAAAACATTGTTTGCCCTGGTTAAAAAAGGGGAACAATCCGCATATTATTACCTTATCACCGCCAATCAGTTTAAAACCTAAGTGGATGGGAGGACATATTGCTTATACGCTTACTAAGTACAATATGAGTATGCTGGCATTGGGTTGGGCAGCTGAATTCAAGAATGATGGAATTGCCTCTAATGCACTTTGGCCTAAAACCACTATTGATACAGCAGCGGTAAGAAACCTGCTGGGTGGAGAGGCATTGGCTAAAATGAGCCGTACACCGGAAATTATTGCAGACAGTGTATATTATATACTTTCTAAAACAGGATTGGCATATACGGGAAATACCTTCATTGACGAAGAAGTTCTTGCCAAAGAAGGTATTTCCAATTTAGATCAGTACGCTGTTGTGCCCGGAGGTCAGTTGTATCCCGACTTGTTTGTTGATTAG
- a CDS encoding UDP-3-O-(3-hydroxymyristoyl)glucosamine N-acyltransferase, which translates to MKFPSPVSVSWMSGFLDAKIAGNVYAEILGINEIHRVEKGDMVFVDHPKYYDTCLSSAADFIIINTEDVKIPEGKTIFVVTDPFESYLKIVQHFSPFLPSTKSIDDSLVVGENSIIMPNVFIGKHVVIGNNCIIHPNVTIHDNTIIGNDVIIQSGTVIGGDAFYYNTKKNRPVWYKKMLSCGNVVLEDFVEIGTGCMIDRGVTAETRIGQGTKLDNMVHIGHDVTVGKNCLFAAQVGIAGGTVIEDGVTLWGQVGVSKTLTIGANAVVLAQSGVPSSLVGGKTYFGYPAEDASIKRRELVWIKRIPELWKKVMES; encoded by the coding sequence ATGAAGTTTCCATCTCCTGTTTCCGTTTCCTGGATGTCTGGTTTTCTGGATGCAAAAATTGCCGGAAATGTCTATGCAGAAATTTTAGGCATCAATGAAATTCATCGTGTAGAAAAAGGAGATATGGTCTTTGTTGATCATCCAAAATATTATGATACCTGTTTAAGCAGCGCTGCAGATTTTATAATCATCAATACAGAAGATGTAAAAATTCCAGAAGGCAAAACCATTTTTGTTGTTACTGATCCATTTGAATCGTACTTAAAAATTGTACAGCATTTCAGTCCTTTTTTACCGTCAACAAAATCAATTGATGATTCCTTAGTAGTTGGTGAGAATTCGATAATCATGCCCAATGTATTTATTGGGAAGCATGTAGTTATCGGAAACAACTGTATCATTCATCCGAATGTTACCATACATGATAATACAATTATTGGAAATGATGTAATCATACAATCGGGTACAGTAATTGGGGGAGATGCTTTTTATTACAATACCAAGAAGAATCGTCCTGTCTGGTATAAAAAAATGTTGAGCTGTGGCAATGTTGTTTTAGAAGACTTTGTAGAAATAGGAACCGGCTGTATGATTGACAGGGGAGTTACTGCAGAAACCAGAATTGGTCAAGGAACCAAACTGGACAATATGGTACATATTGGCCATGATGTAACTGTTGGGAAAAATTGTTTGTTTGCTGCCCAGGTGGGCATCGCCGGCGGAACCGTTATAGAAGACGGAGTAACTTTATGGGGTCAGGTTGGCGTTAGTAAAACACTCACGATAGGTGCTAATGCAGTTGTCTTGGCACAAAGCGGTGTTCCTTCTTCTCTGGTGGGTGGCAAAACGTATTTTGGTTATCCTGCGGAAGACGCTTCCATCAAGCGTCGCGAATTGGTATGGATCAAACGAATTCCTGAACTATGGAAAAAAGTGATGGAATCATAA